The stretch of DNA TAAAGAACGTTACTGGTGAAGAGGTGACTACCGAGAAGTTAGGTGGGGCGATGAGCCACAACACTACAAGCGGTGTTGCCCATTTTGCCTATGAGAGCGATAAAGAGTGCCTTGATGGAGTAAAGGAGCTTTTATCATTTCTGCCATCCAGTAACCTTGTGAAACCTGCAAGGATTGATGGTGGTGACGATCCTAACAGGATTGATGAAGAATTGGACACAGTAGTCCCTGATGTCCCAACAAAACCCTATGATATTCAAAAGATAATAAAGAGTGTTGTTGATAATGGAGTCTTTTTTGAGGCACACAAGCATTATGCCAAGAATATGGTGGTTGGGTTTGCGAGATTGAATGGCGATGTTATTGGCATAATTGCGAATCAACCCAGATTTTTAGCAGGTTGTTTAGATGTTGATGCCTCGAAGAAATGCGCTAGATTTGTAAGATTTTGCGATGCCTTTAATATTCCTCTCCTTACCCTGGTTGATGTTCCAGGATATTTACCTGGGGTGCAGCAGGAGTATTTAGGGATTATTACTAATGGCGCGAAGATTATTTTTGCTTATTCTGAGGCTACAGTTCCAAAGGTTACTTTAATAACTAGAAAGGCTTATGGTGGTGCTTATGATGCAATGTGCAGCAAACATCTCAAGGGCGATATCAATTTTGCATATCCAACTGCTGAGATCGCCGTAATGGGACCAGAAGGGGCTGTGGATATTTTATATAGAAAGGAGTTAAAGGCCAGCGACGATCCCAAGGCTGCGAGGCAGAAGTTTATTTCTGATTATAGAGATACCTTTGCAAGTCCCTATAAAGCAGCGGAACTTGGATATATAGATGAGGTTATATTGCCAAGATATACCAGACAGAAGATTATTAGGGCATTTGAGGTTTTAAAAAATAAAGAAGATTCTATTCCTTTTAAGAAGCATGGTAATATTCCATTGTAGAGGTGAGATTATGAAACATGAAGAAGGAAAATTAAATGAGGTTCTATCGCAGTGGGAAGAAAAGGTTGAGAAGGCCTCTGAGAAGAGACCTGAGAGAAAAAAGGAGTTTGCTACGATATCAGGTATATCTACAAAGAGGCTTTATACTCCTTTAGATGGTGAAGATTCGAGCTATATGGATAATATTGGTTTCCCAGGCGAATATCCTTATACTAGGGGTGTCCAACCTACTATGTATAGGGGGCGATTGTGGACAATGCGACAGTATGCTGGATTTGCCACTGCTGAGGAGTCAAATAAGAGATATCGATATCTACTGGATCAGGGACAGACCGGCCTTAGCGTTGCCTTTGATCTCCCAACCCAGATAGGGTATGATTCTGACCATTCTTTGGCAGAGGGTGAAGTAGGAAAGGTGGGAGTAGCAATTGATTCGCTTGAGGATATGGAGACCCTCTTTAATGAAATACCCCTTGATAAAGTAAGCACATCAATGACAATAAATGCGCCGGCTGCTGTTTTGCTTGCGATGTATATAGTGGTTGCAGAGAAACAGGGTGTTTCTCCTGATAAGCTTAGAGGAACCATTCAGAATGATATTCTGAAGGAGTATTCTTCAAGAGGCACCTACATTTTCCCTCCCAAACCTTCGATGAAGATAATAACGGATATATTTGAATACTGCTCAAAAAATGTTGAACAATGGAATACAATCAGCATTAGCGGTTATCATATTCGTGAGGCTGGATCAACAGCTATCCAGGAGGTTGCATTTACCCTTGCGAATGGGATCGCTTATGTTGATGCGGCGATCAAGGTCGGTTTAGATGTTGATGCATTTGGTCCGAGGCTATCCTTCTTTTTTAATTCACATCTTGATTTTTTAGAAGAGGTTGCAAAGTTTCGCGCTGCAAGAAGGCTCTGGGCAAAAATTATGAAGGAGCGCTTTAACGCAAAGAATCCTAAGACGCTCCAGATGCGATTTCATACACAAACTGCTGGTTGTACGCTCACTGCACAGCAACCCAGGAACAATATTGTAAGGGTCGCCTTTCAGGCAATGGCATCGGTTCTTGGGGGCACACAGTCGCTTCATACAAATTCAATGGATGAAGCTCTGGCGCTTCCGACAGAGGATGCGGTGCAGACCGCATTAAGGACACAACAGATAATAGGTTATGAAAGCGGGGTGACTGATACAGTAGATCCATTGGCTGGTTCATATTATATCGAATCGTTAACTGACAAAATAGAATCTGAGGCCATGAATTATATTAAAAAGATAGATGAACTTGGTGGTGCGCCAAGCGCGATTGAAAAGGGATATATACAGAAGGAGATACAGGATACTGCCTATCGATATCAGAAGGGGGTTGAGTCAAAAGAGAATATTATTGTTGGAGTCAATAAATTCCAGACTGAAGAGGAAGAACCTTCAAATCTCTTAAAGGTTGATCCAGCGGTTAGAGAGAGACAGATTGAGAAGATTAAGGCCATGAAGGATAAGCGAGATAAGGCAGCAGTGGAGAAGGAGTTAAATGCATTAAGGGCAGCCGCGGAGAGTGACGCAAATCTTATGCCTCTAATAATTAATTGCGTTAGAGAAAAGGCGACTCTAGGCGAGATTTGTGATGTTCTGAGGAAGGTCTTCGGAGAGTATAAAGTATCCTTTGTTATTTAATTAGGAGAATAAAGATGGTGGACAAAAAAAAATTAAGAGTTATTGTTGCTAAACCTGGATTAGATGGTCATGATAGAGGGGCTAAGGTAATATCAATGGCGCTCAGGGATGCTGGAATGGAAGTTATTTATACCGGCCTTAGGCAGACACCTGAACAGATCGTTAGCGCAGTCCTTCAGGAAAACGCAGATGTCTTGTGCATGAGTATACTCTCAGGAGCTCATGATTACCTCTTTCCGCGTGTAATGGACCTGCTCAGGAAGGAAGACCTAAAGGATGTACTTGTTCTTGGAGGTGGAGTGATACCTAAGAGTGATATCCCTGCCCTAAAAGAATGTGGGATAAAGGAAATTTTTGGTCCAGGCACAGACACAAAAGAGATTGTAAAGTTTATAGAGAGTAATGTGAATTAGTCTAAATCACAAGAGTGTTTGAGGTGTGAAAATGAAAATTAAACATATTGATCATATCGGAATTGCTGTTAATGACATTAAAGCATCATTATCCTTCTACAGGGATGTCCTTGGATTAAAGTTGGAGGATACTGAAGTGGTTGAAGAGCAGAAGGTTAAGGTCGCATTTCTTCCTCTTGGTGAGGGCGAGTTTGAATTGCTTGAATCGACAGAGAAGGATGGCCCGATAGCTAAGTATATTGAGAAAAAGGGTGAAGGCATTCAACATATCGCCCTTAGAGTTGAAAATATTGAAGAAGCGCTTGCTGAACTCAAGAGTAAAGGGATAAAACTCATTGATGAAAATCCACGAAAAGGAGCGGGTGGCGCTCAAATAGCCTTCCTTCATCCAAAGGCCACAGGTGGGGTTCTCCTAGAACTCTGTGAGCGTTAAGGTGTTTAGGATTTCATTGGGTCCTTGAATTTTCTGAAAATTTATCAATAGGATGTAACTGAATTATTATAAGTCCATATAAGGAATATCTATTTGCATATATTGCTTATCCCATAGTCCTTTGCAAAGAGAATAGAGTCTAACTCTTCTTCAGTGAAAATGCCTTCAGATAATATGAATTGTCGCGGACTCATTCCCCTCTCCTTGGCTTTCATAGCGATTTCAGTACACTTTTCATATCCGAGATAGGGGACTAAAGCGGGAAGACCGTTCTCCCTCCAACCTTTGTTTAAATGCTCTTGACAGGCTTTTCTATTCGCCTCAACCCCTGAAACACATTTGTGAGCAAAGATTCTGTCCCCGTTTTCAAGTATGGTGATTGTCTCAAATAGACAATGCGAAAGCAATGGTTGAAAAGCATTTAACTCCAACCTACCGCGTCGTATTACTTCGCAAACCACATAATCATTGGATATTACACGCATAGCTACCTGTTCAATCATTTCTCCGATTACCGGATTAATCTTCCCAGGCATCAAGGATGAGCCTGCCTGCATTTCAGGAAGCCTAATCTCTGCTAATCCTGCTCTTGGGCCTGAATGCAAGAGCATGAGATCACTGGAAATTTTAGAAATATTCAGCGCATGTATTTTTAGTACACCGGAAACACTGGCAAAACTATCAATATTTTGCGTGGCATCAATGAGATTGCATGCTTGAAGAAGCCAAAGACCAGTATTCTGTTTTAGCTTTTCAATTGCCAAGCAACCAAATCCTTTTGGGGCTGAGATCCCAGTGCCTATGGCAGTGCCTCCGAGATTAACCCGCTTAAATATCTGTTCACATTCAATTATACGAGCCTTATCACGTTTAATCACCTCAGCATAAGCGCTGAATTCATCCCCTAAGGTAAGAGGTACAGCATCCTGATGCTGGGTTCTGCCCATCTTTAGGATATCAGAAAACTCATGCGCTTTTGCTTCGAATGCATCTTGAAGCAATGCTACTGCTATTGACAATCTACGATATGATCTTATCAGCGCTATCCTTATGGCTGTCGGGTAGACATCATTCGTAGATTGGTGGAGATTAACATGATTATTCGGATGCACGATGTTATAATTACCAAGTTTACCGCCCATTATCTCAATGGCTCTATTGGCTATAACCTCATTTGCATTCATATTATTGGATGTTCCAGCTCCCCCCTGAAATACATCCACAACGAATTGCCTGAGTAATTTTCCATCTATTATATCATTACAAGCTGATATAATAGCTAAACCAATTTCTTTGTCTAAGTACCCCATCTCAATGTTAGCCTCAGCACAGGCTTTTTTTACCTCTGCCAAGGCCCGAATAAAATCAGGGTGATGTCTATATCCTGATACAGGAAAGTTCTCTTGAGCTCGTAAAGTATGTATACCCCAATAGACATCCTCCGGCACCTCTCGTTCTCCTAACAGATCATGCTCTTTTCTCATGTTTATAATCCTCCTATGAGGTATTATATTTTAGTTATTCTTTATTAATTGATTCTATATTAGTATTTATTTCAACTGAAACTAAGCGATCAGTCAAACCAAGATTTGCTTATTTAATTAAAACTTTTTCATTTATCTTATGAACTTTGGAAACACTTTTAATCTTTTTTATGCGTGAGATTATCTCTTTCAGATGATCAACATTCCTCACTTGAAGCACAAATTTAAATATTGCATTATCCTTTTCCTTTACCTGGGCTTCAACTTTAAGCATATTTGTATTATGAAGGGATATCTCGCTAACAATATCTTTTAGCAGATTCGGACGATCTATGGCAAAAACAGCTATTTTGACCGGATATATGTTCTCTGATGATTCCCATATTATATTAATAAGCCTTTCTTTTTCTATTGACAACCTTTTGAGTGAAGAACAGTCCTTCTTGTGTGCGGTGATCCCTCTGCCCCTGGTGATAAATCCGATTACTTCATCACCAGGGATAGGTTGACAGCATTGGGATAATTTAATCTGAATGTTTGATGTCCCATCTACGCTAATCCCCAATATTTTACGTTTGGGAAAATCCTTTATCCTGAGGAGTTCATCTTTTGGAATTGTTACTTCAGCTATTTTTTCATCCTTGTTGCTTGGTTCATCAGGTTCAGTGACTTTTTGATTGTTTTCCTGATTTCGTAGCCAGCTTCTGATTTTATATCTGGCATTGGATGACTTAACATATTTTAGCCATGTCTGTGATGGATGTCCCTTTTTGCTTGTAAGGATTTCAATGATATCGCCACTTTTAATCTCAGATCTTAGTGGAACGATAGTGTTGTTGACCTTTGCGCCAATACAGTGATTACCGATTTCAGTGTGGATTGCGTATGCAAAATCAATAGCAGTAGATCCCTTAGCAAGGTTTATTATCTTACCCTTTGGGGTAAATACAAATATCTCATCATCATATAGGTCCATCTTGAGTTCCTTCATGAACTCTCTTGTATCGTTCAGTTCCGCAGGCCATTTGTTTATATTTTTAAGGAGGGCCAAGTTAATGAATTCGTTTTCAGACACATTGGAGTCTTCTTTATATAGCCAGTGAGCGGCAATCCCCATCTCAGCGGTTGAATGCATTTCCCATGTCCGTATCTGAATCTCTAAGGCATGACCTTCAGGCCCAATAACGGTTGTATGGATAGATCGGTACATATTAGATTTTGGAACCGCTATGTAGTCCTTAAACCTGGATCCTATTGGTGGCCAGATTGTATGAATGATTCCAAGGATAGCATAACAGTCTTTTATTTCATCAGTTATTATTCTGATCGCCCTAATATCAAATATATCATCTAAGGGCCTCTTCTGTAATTGCATTTTTCTGAAAATGGAATAGTAATGTTTTGCTCTTCCAGTTATTACAGCCTTAATATTATTCTCGTTTAATTTATCCTGTAGGGTATTTTCAATATTTTTAATATATATCACTATCTCCTGCTTTTTCTGAACAACCTCTCTTGATATTTTGTTATATTCCTCTGCATACAAAACACGAAAGGCGATGTCTTCGAGTTCTGATCTTATTTTTGAAATACCCAATCTTCCTGCCATGGGAGCATAAATGTCCAAAACCTCCTTTGCTATCTGTTTCTGTTTAACTTCTGGCTGAAACATAATTGTTCTCATATTATGTAATTTGTCAGCCAGTTTAATTATTATTACCCTTACATCCTTTATTGTTGAAAGGAGCATCTTTCTGAGATTTAAGGCTTGTTCGTCATAGCGTGTGCGTTTTTTTATAGATGAGATTTTGGTGACTCCATCAACTAATAATGATGTATCCTCACCAAATTTTTCTTTTATGAATTCAAGTGATGTTTCAGTATCCTCAACAACATCATGTAGGAGGGCTGCCTTTATTGTGGTAATGTCAAGATTGAGATTGGCAAGGATAATTGCCACTTCTAAGGGATGGATGATAAAGGGTTCGCCTGAAAGTCTAAATTGGCATTTATGGGCATTTTCGGCATATTCATATGCCTTAGATAGCTGCTCAATCTCTATTTGGGTGCAATACTGGGTAACGATGTCTACTAATGTGTCTATATCCCTGCTTCTAATCTTGAATTCAATTTCTGGCATTGATTTCCCTGAAAAATATTTATTTTTAATAATTATTATTGTGGATATCCATCATAGATGAGATTTTCATTGCCTGCAATTGATGGATATTTCCAAAAGTAGTTGAGTACATTTATTATCTTCTTATTTTTTTGAATATCAATCAAATATTTTTCTTTATTTAGATTTTATTTGTCATCCTGAGCTATAGACATAATTTCACTCAGTAGTAAAGGGAGATGTAATCACTGAATTAATTATATGATGCATCTATTCATACTTAAAGAGCTTGTGGAAGAATAGAGAATATGAATTAACGACATCTATTGATTGGATTGATGAGAATTACGATTTAGATTTGGCCTAACTTTTTTGTGTTAGGATTAAGAATTCAACTTGATTTTTGTAATATGCAAGTATTAGTTTTATATTTTTACAGATTCAAATAATTGATATGATCAATATCATTACAATAATATTCTTGTTTGGTGATTCAATGTCTATACATTGATTTATTGAGAAATAGACAGTCTATTTGTTACATTTGGGAAAGTAGACATTGTAGATTTTTTTATATGTAAATTTATTTGTAGGGATGAAATATGATTAGCCTTGGGATCGATGTCGGCTCTATTAGCGTAAAAGTAGCTGTAATAGGCAGTTTAAGTGATTGGCAGGGGTTTCGCGAAATTGATATGAAGAGCCCTTTACTCTCGCTAATTAGAGGAGTAGATTTTGATAGACCTATTCTAATATCCGAATACCGCAGGATTAAAGGGGAGCCATTAGGGTCAACCCTTAATATACTTCGAGATATATTCGGTTATCTGCCTGAGATAGATGGAATAAGGATTACCGGAGTTTGCGCACAGTTGGTAGGTCAGGCGCTAAATGCTCCAGTAGAGAATGATTTTAAAACAGCAGCAATAGGGGTTGGAACCCTTTATCCGGATGTTAGGACGATCTTTGAGATGGGTGGAGATAACTCCAAGTACACCCTTTTGGGACGTGATCCTAATGGGAAAATTGGGATTCTGGATTATGAAAAAAATGGTGAATGCGCGGCTGGAACTGGTTCGTTTATTGATCAGCAGGCGGTCAGATTAAAATATGATATTGAGGATGTTGGTGACATCGTGATATCTGCAAAAAAAAATCCGGCTATAGCTGGGAGGTGTTCAGTCTTTGCAAAGTCTGATATGATCCATGCTCAACAGAAGGGTTATACACCCTCAGAGATCCTTAAGGGATTGTGCGATGCAGTGGTCAGGAATTTTAAGGGAAGCATTACTAAAGGAAAGAAGATTGTGCCTAAAGTAGCATTTATTGGCGGTGTTGCTGCAAACAAGGGTGTTTCCTCTGCCATGAGAGAGATATATGAATTTACAGAGGAAGAGATATTCATACCTGAGTATCATGCATGGTTTAGCGCTATTGGCGCTAGCATGATTGAAATTGAAAACTCAGATAGGAATAATGTTTATCACATAGGTGACCTCGATTCACTTACAAACTCTCAAGGATCGGATTTGCCTTTCATGAATGTATTATCAAAAGAGAAGGTGGTTCTCCTGAGAGATATGATTAAGCCCTTCTCCTTTGTAGGGAAAGGGTTGCCAGTGGATGCCTATATGGGGATAGATGTAGGCTCAGTTAGCACGAATTTTGCCATTCTTGACAGTGCTGGAAATATGATATTGGAGATATATGAGAGAACAAGATCAAGGCCGATTGAGGTTATTAGTGAAGGATTGCAGAGCATTGAAAAAACAATTGGTGATAAAATAATTATCAGGGGTGTTGGAACTACCGGATCCGGAAGGGAACTTATTGGCAAACTCATAGGTTCGGATATCATCAAGGATGAGATTACCTCTCACAAAACCGGAGCAACCTTTGTGGGTCAAAAACTGATAAACAATACTCCTGACACCATATTCGAGATAGGTGGTCAGGATTCTAAATATATCAGCATCGAGGATGATGTTGTAGTGGATTTTACCATGAATGAGGCATGCGCTGCTGGTACAGGCTCCTTTCTTGAGGAGCAGGCTGCAAGGATGGATGTAAATATTATAAATGAATTTTCCCACTTAGCATTCTGCTCAGCAAACCCCATAAGGCTTGGCGAAAGGTGCACAGTTTTTATGGAGAAGGAGATAAATCCCTTTTTGCAGAAGGGAGCAACGAAAGAGGATCTGTGTTCTGGGCTTGCATACTCCATTGCTACTAATTATCTTAACAGGGTAGTGAGAGGAAGGCATATAGGCGACTCAGTTTTTTTTCAAGGAGGAACAGCGTATAACGATTCTGTCGCTGCGGCCTTTTCTACATTGCTGGATAAGGAGATTGTTGTACCTCCGCACAATGGTGTAATAGGCGCCATTGGAGCGGCTCTTTTGGCTAAGGAGAAGGTGGAAGAGTTTAAGATACCCACAAGGTTTAGAGGATTTAATATTGGGGAGGTTAAATATAATCTTAGAGAATTTACATGTAAGGGGTGTTCAAATTATTGTGATATACAACAATTTACTGTTGAGGGGGATGTGACCTATTGGGGGGATAAGTGTTCTGAAAGATACAGAAAACATGTAAAGAGTGAAAAGGAGCCCGTGATTCCTGATATAATTTCCCTTCGTGATGATTTGTTATTACGTGACTATCATCCTGATAAAGGCAATGGGACCAAAATAGGATTTCCAAGGGCAATGTATTTCTTCGACAGAATTCCATTCTGGCTTAGTCTGTTTAATGAGTTGGGTTTCAGTGTTGTGCTTTCTGATCCAACTAATAAAAGAATAATTTCTTCTGGTGTTGACGCCACGGTTGCTGAGCCTTGCTTTCCAATAAAAGTAGCTCATGGTCATGTGGCGAATCTTTTGGAGAAGGGTGTTGATTATATCCTGTTGCCGAATATAATAGATTCTGAGACAGAGTTCATGGAAGTTAATTCTCATCTCTGCCCATGGGGGCAAACAATGACATTCATGATTGCTCATTCTCCCCTCATGGATGGCAAGATGGATATGATACTTCGTCCACGAATACATTTTCGTGATGGAATTGAAAACGTTAAGGATGAGATATATCAGATGACTCGATCTTTAGGGGTATCGCGTCGTCGCTCCAATAGGGCGATTGACTCTGCTTATTCTGCTATGCAAACCTTTAAAGAGGAATTCCAAAAGGTGGGCAGGCAGGCCTTGAATAAGATCGATGAGTCAGGGGAACTCGGTATGGTCCTTGTCGGGCGACCCTATAATATTAATGATAGCGGAGTCAGCCTGGATGTTTCCAAAAAGTTAAGGGATTATTATGGCGTTAACGTTATTCCAATAGATGCCTTGCCCCTTGATGGGATAGATATAAGCGATGTAAATGAGAATATGTATTGGAATTATGGGAAGAAGATACTCCAGGCTGCAAAGTTTATCAAGAGATATCCCAATCTCCATCTGATTTATCTCACTAATTTTAAATGCGGCCCTGACTCTTATATTAAGCATTTTATGTTGAACGCCTCGGGCAAACCATTTCTCTCGCTCCAGTTTGATGAACATGCAAATGATGCTGGTATAATGACTCGTATTGAGGCTTATTTGGATAGCAAGGGATTTTTACGATGGTGGGCCAGAAAGAATTAATTAAGGATGATTGAATAGATGTTTGAAAAAAATGATGATAAAGATCTTCAGCAGATGAGGCTTCGCGATCAGAGGGAGGAGTTAAAGAGGAGAACGGTCTATGTGCCACAGATGAATTACGCTGGTTCAAGAGCCCTTGCAGCGGCATTGCGTTCCGTGGGGATAAATGCTGCCGTTTCTCCTGATGATAATAGGATTGGATTTGATCTTGCAGGTAAATATCTGTCAGGAGATGAATGCCTTCCTGAGAGGGTGACACTGGGTGGATTACTGAAGATACTTATTGATGAGAAGATAGATGCTAAAGATGTTGCCTTTTTCATGCCAACTGCTGGCGGCCCATGCAGGTTCGGGCAGTATAGAACGCTTATCCAAAAGATTCTCACAGATATTGGATTTGAAGATGCGATTATTCTATCTCCATCAAGCCATGATGGTTATGCAGGCTTAACGGATGCGTCTAACGAATTGATGCGCACTGCATGGTGGAGTGTCGTAAGCTCGGATATATTGATGAAGTTGTTGCTCCGAACCAGACCCTATGAATTAAACTCGGGGGAATCGGATCAAATTTTTGAGAGGAGCACAGGGGATATATGCTCAGTACTTGAGAAGAGAAACAAACTGAAGGAGAAGTTTAGAGAGTTACAGGCTGTATTGATTAGAATTCGTGATGAATTCAGGGCAATACCTGCCACATATACCAAGGACAGGCCCTTAATTGGCATTCTTGGAGAGATTTTCTGTAGAATGAATCCCTTTTCCAATGAAGATCTAGTTCGAAGGGTAGAAGATTTAGGCGGTGAATGTTGGGTTTCTGATATATCGGAATGGATATGGTATACGAACAGAGAGACTCGTAAGCGGATAGTTGATTCAGGGAATAGTTTCTCAAGGGATATGATTTTTGATATGATAAAAAATCGGATACAGCGCCATGATGAGCATAGGTTAATTAAACCATTCCATGAGGATTTGAAGGGATATGAGGAGCCAGAGGATATCAACATAATCCTGGAAGCAAGCCTGCCTTATCTGCCAGTTGATGGGGCGTTAGGCGAGATGGTGTTGACTGTAGGCAAATCTATATACTTGTATGGGAAGGGTATTGATGGAATAATTGATATTAGCCCTTTTACCTGTATGAATGGAATAGCCACT from Spirochaetota bacterium encodes:
- a CDS encoding methylmalonyl-CoA mutase family protein, which translates into the protein MKHEEGKLNEVLSQWEEKVEKASEKRPERKKEFATISGISTKRLYTPLDGEDSSYMDNIGFPGEYPYTRGVQPTMYRGRLWTMRQYAGFATAEESNKRYRYLLDQGQTGLSVAFDLPTQIGYDSDHSLAEGEVGKVGVAIDSLEDMETLFNEIPLDKVSTSMTINAPAAVLLAMYIVVAEKQGVSPDKLRGTIQNDILKEYSSRGTYIFPPKPSMKIITDIFEYCSKNVEQWNTISISGYHIREAGSTAIQEVAFTLANGIAYVDAAIKVGLDVDAFGPRLSFFFNSHLDFLEEVAKFRAARRLWAKIMKERFNAKNPKTLQMRFHTQTAGCTLTAQQPRNNIVRVAFQAMASVLGGTQSLHTNSMDEALALPTEDAVQTALRTQQIIGYESGVTDTVDPLAGSYYIESLTDKIESEAMNYIKKIDELGGAPSAIEKGYIQKEIQDTAYRYQKGVESKENIIVGVNKFQTEEEEPSNLLKVDPAVRERQIEKIKAMKDKRDKAAVEKELNALRAAAESDANLMPLIINCVREKATLGEICDVLRKVFGEYKVSFVI
- a CDS encoding acyl-CoA carboxylase subunit beta — its product is MEEKYERLQKLNEEAELGGGAERIEKQHEKGKMTARERIEYLLDDGTFEEFDKYTVHRCTDFDMEKTKIIGDGVVTGYGKIDGRPVYLYSQDFTIFGGSLSGVVGEKICKVMDLAVKSRTPIIGLNDSGGARIQEGVFSLSGYGNIFCRNVLASGVIPQISVIMGPCAGGAVYSPALTDFIFMVKKSSYMFITGPQVIKNVTGEEVTTEKLGGAMSHNTTSGVAHFAYESDKECLDGVKELLSFLPSSNLVKPARIDGGDDPNRIDEELDTVVPDVPTKPYDIQKIIKSVVDNGVFFEAHKHYAKNMVVGFARLNGDVIGIIANQPRFLAGCLDVDASKKCARFVRFCDAFNIPLLTLVDVPGYLPGVQQEYLGIITNGAKIIFAYSEATVPKVTLITRKAYGGAYDAMCSKHLKGDINFAYPTAEIAVMGPEGAVDILYRKELKASDDPKAARQKFISDYRDTFASPYKAAELGYIDEVILPRYTRQKIIRAFEVLKNKEDSIPFKKHGNIPL
- the mce gene encoding methylmalonyl-CoA epimerase — translated: MKIKHIDHIGIAVNDIKASLSFYRDVLGLKLEDTEVVEEQKVKVAFLPLGEGEFELLESTEKDGPIAKYIEKKGEGIQHIALRVENIEEALAELKSKGIKLIDENPRKGAGGAQIAFLHPKATGGVLLELCER
- a CDS encoding bifunctional (p)ppGpp synthetase/guanosine-3',5'-bis(diphosphate) 3'-pyrophosphohydrolase; its protein translation is MPEIEFKIRSRDIDTLVDIVTQYCTQIEIEQLSKAYEYAENAHKCQFRLSGEPFIIHPLEVAIILANLNLDITTIKAALLHDVVEDTETSLEFIKEKFGEDTSLLVDGVTKISSIKKRTRYDEQALNLRKMLLSTIKDVRVIIIKLADKLHNMRTIMFQPEVKQKQIAKEVLDIYAPMAGRLGISKIRSELEDIAFRVLYAEEYNKISREVVQKKQEIVIYIKNIENTLQDKLNENNIKAVITGRAKHYYSIFRKMQLQKRPLDDIFDIRAIRIITDEIKDCYAILGIIHTIWPPIGSRFKDYIAVPKSNMYRSIHTTVIGPEGHALEIQIRTWEMHSTAEMGIAAHWLYKEDSNVSENEFINLALLKNINKWPAELNDTREFMKELKMDLYDDEIFVFTPKGKIINLAKGSTAIDFAYAIHTEIGNHCIGAKVNNTIVPLRSEIKSGDIIEILTSKKGHPSQTWLKYVKSSNARYKIRSWLRNQENNQKVTEPDEPSNKDEKIAEVTIPKDELLRIKDFPKRKILGISVDGTSNIQIKLSQCCQPIPGDEVIGFITRGRGITAHKKDCSSLKRLSIEKERLINIIWESSENIYPVKIAVFAIDRPNLLKDIVSEISLHNTNMLKVEAQVKEKDNAIFKFVLQVRNVDHLKEIISRIKKIKSVSKVHKINEKVLIK
- a CDS encoding aspartate ammonia-lyase, whose protein sequence is MRKEHDLLGEREVPEDVYWGIHTLRAQENFPVSGYRHHPDFIRALAEVKKACAEANIEMGYLDKEIGLAIISACNDIIDGKLLRQFVVDVFQGGAGTSNNMNANEVIANRAIEIMGGKLGNYNIVHPNNHVNLHQSTNDVYPTAIRIALIRSYRRLSIAVALLQDAFEAKAHEFSDILKMGRTQHQDAVPLTLGDEFSAYAEVIKRDKARIIECEQIFKRVNLGGTAIGTGISAPKGFGCLAIEKLKQNTGLWLLQACNLIDATQNIDSFASVSGVLKIHALNISKISSDLMLLHSGPRAGLAEIRLPEMQAGSSLMPGKINPVIGEMIEQVAMRVISNDYVVCEVIRRGRLELNAFQPLLSHCLFETITILENGDRIFAHKCVSGVEANRKACQEHLNKGWRENGLPALVPYLGYEKCTEIAMKAKERGMSPRQFILSEGIFTEEELDSILFAKDYGISNICK
- a CDS encoding cobalamin B12-binding domain-containing protein, which translates into the protein MVDKKKLRVIVAKPGLDGHDRGAKVISMALRDAGMEVIYTGLRQTPEQIVSAVLQENADVLCMSILSGAHDYLFPRVMDLLRKEDLKDVLVLGGGVIPKSDIPALKECGIKEIFGPGTDTKEIVKFIESNVN
- a CDS encoding acyl-CoA dehydratase activase; protein product: MISLGIDVGSISVKVAVIGSLSDWQGFREIDMKSPLLSLIRGVDFDRPILISEYRRIKGEPLGSTLNILRDIFGYLPEIDGIRITGVCAQLVGQALNAPVENDFKTAAIGVGTLYPDVRTIFEMGGDNSKYTLLGRDPNGKIGILDYEKNGECAAGTGSFIDQQAVRLKYDIEDVGDIVISAKKNPAIAGRCSVFAKSDMIHAQQKGYTPSEILKGLCDAVVRNFKGSITKGKKIVPKVAFIGGVAANKGVSSAMREIYEFTEEEIFIPEYHAWFSAIGASMIEIENSDRNNVYHIGDLDSLTNSQGSDLPFMNVLSKEKVVLLRDMIKPFSFVGKGLPVDAYMGIDVGSVSTNFAILDSAGNMILEIYERTRSRPIEVISEGLQSIEKTIGDKIIIRGVGTTGSGRELIGKLIGSDIIKDEITSHKTGATFVGQKLINNTPDTIFEIGGQDSKYISIEDDVVVDFTMNEACAAGTGSFLEEQAARMDVNIINEFSHLAFCSANPIRLGERCTVFMEKEINPFLQKGATKEDLCSGLAYSIATNYLNRVVRGRHIGDSVFFQGGTAYNDSVAAAFSTLLDKEIVVPPHNGVIGAIGAALLAKEKVEEFKIPTRFRGFNIGEVKYNLREFTCKGCSNYCDIQQFTVEGDVTYWGDKCSERYRKHVKSEKEPVIPDIISLRDDLLLRDYHPDKGNGTKIGFPRAMYFFDRIPFWLSLFNELGFSVVLSDPTNKRIISSGVDATVAEPCFPIKVAHGHVANLLEKGVDYILLPNIIDSETEFMEVNSHLCPWGQTMTFMIAHSPLMDGKMDMILRPRIHFRDGIENVKDEIYQMTRSLGVSRRRSNRAIDSAYSAMQTFKEEFQKVGRQALNKIDESGELGMVLVGRPYNINDSGVSLDVSKKLRDYYGVNVIPIDALPLDGIDISDVNENMYWNYGKKILQAAKFIKRYPNLHLIYLTNFKCGPDSYIKHFMLNASGKPFLSLQFDEHANDAGIMTRIEAYLDSKGFLRWWARKN